A segment of the Sphingopyxis sp. OAS728 genome:
CTTCTTCCAGCTCATCGTCGCGAGCGCGATGCTGTCGGCGAATTCTTCGAAGATGATCTGCTTCACGCGCTCGATTTCGCGCTGCTTGTTGGCTGGAAGATGATCGAGGTCGGTGCGCATTGTTTTCACCCTGTAATTCCGTTGGCCGGATGGCAAGTGCCATCCGGCCAAGCCGCCGTCACCACGGCCAGAATTTCCACCACCACGGATCTTTCTCATCCATCGCCTTCATGAGGATGCGGAGGCTCGACGCGAAATGGCGCTCGACATCGCTGATGTCGAACCGTTCAGCTATCAGCGAATAGCTCTGCTCGTCGACGCGGATCGCGAGGAAGACCTTGCGGTCCATGCCATTCATCCGGTCGACGGCGCGCTCGGCGCGGCGAAGGCGAAGCCGCTCTTCGCGGCTCATGCGCCCGCTCATTGTTCGACTCCCGCGAAAGCGAGCAGGAAATCGGTCGCCTTACTCGCCTGACTGGCCGCGCGGAAGATCGCCTTCTCATCGCCGCGCAGCACCGATAGCCACGACGCGATATAATCCGAATGCCGAACGGTGGGAGCGATGCCGAGCGATGCGCAAGTGAACGCCGCCGCCATTTCGGCGACAAGCTCCTCCTTGGCATAGGCTTCCGATCCGAACCCGCCCTTCTGATCACGGTCCAACCGCGTGCCGTGGCCGGTCCAATGGCCAAGCTCGTGCAGCGCCGTGCGATACCAGTTGATCGGCTCAGGGAATGCTGCCTGTGGCGGCACCTGAACAAAGTCATGTCTCGCGCTGTAGAACGCTTCGCCGCCTCCGATCTGAAAGCGTGCGCCGCTTGCAGCGATCAGCGCGTCGGCCTCGGCAACCGCGAGGACCGGGTCGACCGCCGCAGCATCGGGTGTGAAATCGTCGGGCAGACCTTCGCACTGCTCGAGATTGAACACGGTGAAGCGTTTGAGGAAAGCCACCTGACGCGCTTCGCGATCCTCGCCGCGCGACGCTTCGGCTTCGGACTTCGGCGTAAAGCGGTCGGCATAGCAAATAATCGTGCCCTTCTCGCCGCGACGGACATTTCCGCCAGCTGCTGCGGCCTGCCGGTAGGTAAGCCAGCGCTGCGAAGCGAAACCGCGATGCACGACTTCGGCCCACAGAATAAGCACATTGATCCCCGAATATTTGCGGCCCGTTCCCGCGTTTTGCGGCATCGTGCATTCGCATGCCGCGCTGTCCCAAGGCCGCACCCAAGGCAGTCGCCCTTCTTCCAATTCGGCGATGATCCGGCCCGTGACCTCGGCATAAAGGCTCCGCCGCTCGATCTTCTCCGCTCGCATATCCTCTCTCCTTCAAACCACCGCACCCCGGCTCGGAAGGGGGCGGGGTGGGCGGCAGGAGGGAGCCGGCAGACCCGCGACGACGGGCGGGCTGCATCCGAAGGACCGGAACGAAGAGGCGGACCCGCGGCACGCGAGTTGCAGCCCGGCCGCGCGGGGCTAGAGGCGAGTGACGCCCACCCTGCCCCCGCCCTGACGGGGACAATAACGCCGCCGCAAAGCGGCGACCGCTGGTCCCAATCCAGACGACTCGACAAAGGATCGCGCCGCTCGCGGTGCGGCAGTCTGGGCGCGACCGTCCCAGACGGTCTCGATTCCGAGGGCGTGAGACTGAAAGTGAAAAATATTACAAATATTTTTAGGTAGACGGTAGCGGACAACGTCGGACAGTAGCGGACAACAAGATACTCTATGTGGTCATGCGCGCCACTTTGTCGCTTCCTATAGCATTGACGAAACGCAAAATAACACCAACCTTCATCACTGGGAGATCAAACAACACCAACTGATGGAGAAGATGCTTATGACGTCCCTGCCCCCTCCCGATCGTTTCCTTCGTCTCAACACCGTTCTCGATCGCACTGGCCTCAGCCGGGCGACGCTCTACCGAAAGATCGCCGCCGGCACCTTCCCCCACCAGGTCAAGATAGCCGACCGCTGCTGCGGCTGGCGTGAATCCGAAGTCGCCGCGTGGCAGCGCGATCCCATCGGGTTCAGGGTTTCCGACCTTCCGTCGATCGCAGCCTGACTTCCACGCGAGAAGCCCCGCGCCGCCGAAGCGGTGCGGGGCTTTCGGCCTCAGTCGGCCGGATTCCAGATCAGGGCGTAGCCGTCTTCGCCATCCTGGCCGGCAGCGCGGCCGAGGTTCGCATAGAGCCTGCGCGGGCCGAATTCCGGGGCGGCGAGGCTCAGCGAAACATATTGCTCGCCCGACACCTGCCCGACGCGGATCCAGCCGGCACCGATCTCGACGCCTTCCGAATAGACCCGATAGTCGGGCTGGACATCGCCGCTTTTCGAGCGGTTGGTCCGGATCTCGATCGCGGCGCGGATCGAGAGGGTTTTCAGTTGGCCCACGAAACCCTGTTCGATGGTGCCGTTCACAAAGCCGATAGCTGCCATTTGTCGTCTCCTCAAATTTTGCCGCGAGAACCATTTCCGCGACATGGGCTGACCAGAGACCGGCGCATGAGGCACAGCGCATACCCGCAGGGCCGTAGCGAAGCAGAGGACTTGAGGCGGCGTGATTTTTGGAGCGAAGCGGCCGCGAGGAGACGGCGAAGCCGGCGGGGAAATAATCGCGCCACCGATGGTTATGCGGGGCGCCGCTCCGGTCCAGGTCGAATGCCCGTCGCCGGAGATGGTATCGCGACTCCAGATGGAGATGCGGAAGCCCGTCGACTCGTTACGGCACCACCATGGTTAAGTGGGCCCGGGAAGCCCGCACCCAGCCCCTGGGCCCGCGCGCTCGCCGAAATATCAACGAACTGCCCGCCGGGGGCCCCAATTCGGGGCAGCGAAGATCGAAAACGCTTCAAACGCCGGGTTAAAGTGATCGAACGAGCCTTATCCGAGCGATTTCGCTGTTCCGTCACAATTCCGGCACATAGGCTTAATCCAGCAAATCCGTCCGCTGCCATGGGGGGAAGCGACCGAACTCATGGTGGTTGGTGGGGGCGATGACCACATCGTCGGCGGCGCGAAGGGGTGCCTTCGCGCCGCCTTTCTTTTGGCCGCCGCGGCGTCCGCAAATGGGACTGCCCGGTGATCAATCCATCTGGTCGAAAAGCACCGATCGCGATATCTTCGTTCGCGAAGAACTTCCGTCGGCGCGGTCGTCCACCCGCAGCCGGAGGTGGGGGCGATGCCAACGGACATCGTGGGGCGGCGCGAAGCGAAAGCTTCGCGCCGCCGTCGTTTCTCATGATCTTCGCGGCGCCTCCGGGGGAGGCGGCGCGCCGCACGAAAAGCGCCGCGCCGGGCCGCAGGTCCGGCGCGACAGCAGCCGCAGGGAAATTTGGCGGGCAGCCGAAGCCAACCGTGCAAACGCGCGACCTCTGGCGGCGTCTGCCGCCGTCAGTGTGCGACCATTTGAGGCCGCGCTCTATTTTACGAGAGAACCCCGCGTCATGCCGCTTCGAGCGGCAACGCGTTCTTTTCAACCGCGCGTAGCTCGTCGAGATAGTCGCTCCACCACTGGTGCATGGCGACACGCTCGTCCCAATAGCGCCCGCGATTGTAAATTCCGCGGACCATGTTTGCGTCGGCGTGTGCAAGTGAACGCTCGATCGCATCCGATTGCCACTTCCCGCTTTCGTTGAGCAGTGTCGAAGCCGTCGTTCTGAGGCCGTGCGCCGTCACTTCACCCTTGGCGTATCCCATCCTGCGGAAGGCTTGGTTCATTGTATTTTCGCTCATCGGCCGACGCGAGGTGTGGAAGGCGGGGAAGACAAAACCCTCGGGGCCTGTCAGGTCGTACAGTGTTTTAAGATAGGCAAGCACCTGCCGCGACAGCGGCACGGCATGGGGCCGCCGCATTTTCATGCGCTCCAGCGGCACTGTCCAAACGGCTTTGTCGAAGTCGATCTCGCCCCACAACGCCTGTCGCAGTTCGCCCGGCCGTGCCATCACATGTGGCGCGATCTGACAGGCGAGCCGGGTGATGGCGTTGCCAGGATAACTGTCGATCGCGCGAAGCAGCCCGCCAACGGCATCAGGTTCGAGCAACGCCGCATGGTGCGTGACGCGAGGGGCAATGAGTGCCCCCTGCAAGACTGCAGTTGGATCAGCCTCGCCCCTGCCCGTTGCCACAGCGTAGCGGAAGACGCGGCCGGCGAACGATCGCGCCCGGCGCGCGGTCTCATGCTTCCCGCGCGCTTCGATCCTTTTCAATGCCGCGAGGATCTCGATAGGTTTGATGTCGGCTACGGGCATGCCCGCAATGGGCTTGAGCTGGTCCAGAAGCCAATTGGCTTTGGTCGTGGTTGCCTCAGCGCGGCCCTCCGCAACCGTCTTCTCGATATATTCCTTCGCAAGATCACCGAAGGTGTTTGCGGCCTTGAACTGCGCAACGAGCTTATCGCGCTTCCGATCGGCAAGCGGGTCAATGCCGTCGCGTAGTTTTCGCCGGGCATCGTCTCGCAGCTGCCTAGCCTCCGCCAGCCGAACTTCGGGATAGGCACCCAAGGCGATCCGGTTAGCCTTTCCGAGAAAGCGATATTTAAACCGCCAAAGCTTCGCCCCACTCGGTCGCACTTCCAAATAGAGCCCCCCCGCGTCGGTCCGGCTATAGGGTCTACTTTCAGCCTTCAACGACCGGATCATAACATCAGTAAGAGACATCGACTCAACTCCTGCAAGCAGGCCTTGGCCAGCGTCGGATCATCGACACGACATCTGGGAGACGAATGGGGCCACCGGAAATTGAAGTTGGGGCCATCGCCCTATCCGGTGGCCCCATTTCGACTGAGATCGAGTGAAATATCCTCGGACGCCAAAAGACAAGACCAAGGAGAAAATGGCAGATTTCTGCCGTTTTGTCGATGGTGGTGGGTCGTCATGAGAACGGAAAGTGGTGCCCCTGGCCGGACTCGAACCAGCACTCCTTGCGGAACCGCATTTTGAGTGCGGCGCGTCTACCAATTTCACCACAGGGGCACGCCGCTTGCAGCGCGGCGCATCCCCTAAAGCGATGCGCTATATTTTGCCAAGCTATTTCTTGAGCTCTTTCGACAGCGTCTTCGCCGTCGCCTTGCCATAGGGCGGCTTGAATCCAGCGAGCCCTGCCACATCAAGCTTCGGCTGGCGATAGACGGCGCGCGCGTGGCTGAAGGTGCGGAAGCCATCGACCCCGTGATAATTGCCCATCCCCGACGGCCCGACGCCGCCGAAGGGGAGATCTTCCATCGCATTGTGGAACAGCACGTCGTTGACCGTCACCCCGCCCGAGATGGTGCGCGTGAGCACGCGGTCCTCCTCGCTCTTGTCCTGCCCGAAATAGTAAAGGCCGAGCGGGCGGTCGTTGGCGTTCACGTAGTCGATGGCGTCGTCGATATGCTTGTACGTTTTCACCGGCAGGATCGGGCCGAAGATTTCCTCCTGCATCACCTTCATGTCGTCGGTCGGGTTGCGGACGATGTGGAGCGGCATCTTGTGGCCGTTCGAGCTCGCGAAGTCTTCGCCGCCCGGGTTGACCTCGATCACCTCGGCACCCTTTTCGCGCGCGTCGGCAAGATAGCTCTGCAAGCGGTCGTAATTGCGCGTGTTCACCACCGAGGTGTAATCATCGTTGGCAAGCAAGGTCGGATAAAGCGCGGTCGCGCCCTTGGTGACGCTGTCGATCACGTCGCCTTCCTGATCCTCGGCGACGAGCAGATAATCGGGCGCGAGGCAGATCTGCCCGGCGTTCATCATCTTGCCGAGCGCGACGCGCTGGCCGACGAGATCCTTGTTCGCGCTGCGCCCGATGAAGGTCGGCGACTTGCCGCCGAGTTCGAGCGTCACCGGCACCAGATTGTCCGCCGCGGCGCGCATGATGTGGCGCCCGACGCTCGTCGCGCCGGTGAAGATCATGTGGTCGAACGCCAGTTTCGAGAAGGCCACGCCCACATCGGAATCGCCCGTGAACACCGCCATTTCACTCTCGTCGAAATAATCGGGCACCAGCCGCGCCATCAGCGCCGATACATTTTCGGTGAATTCCGACGGCTTGATCATCGCGCGGTTGCCCGCGGCGAGGATGCCGGCCATCGGCACGAAGACCATGCCGACCGGGAAATTCCAGGGGCTCACCACGCCGACGACGCCCTTCGGCTGATAGACGACCTCGGCCTTCGCGCCGAGCAGGCCGAGCGGGAAGGTCGGCTTGCGCTTCTCGCCCTTCGACCAGGCCGCCATATGCTTCTTCGCATGTTTCAGCGCGCTGACCGAAGGCATGATGTCGGTCATCAGCGTCTGTTCGCGGCTGCGATGGCCGAAATCCTCGCTCACCGCCTTGGCGAATTCCTCCGCATTGTCGACGAGCAGCGCGATCGCGCGATCGATGCGGTCGGTGCGCACGCTCAGGCTTTCGGGCATGGCGGCGGTAAAGCTCGCCTTCTGCGCCGCAAGCACTTCGTGCATGCGCGCCGTTTCGCCAGCGATATCCTGCTTGATCGCGGTAGCCATGACCCATCTCCCCTAATGTTTTGCGGCGGCCGTTTTTTCACGCCGCGCGGCGGGTTGCAAGTTGAAACCGGCTACCCATCTCCACCCTGCCCCTTTCGCACTTGCAGCAAAGGCGCTAAGCGACCCGCCGACGTATCTTTCCCCTACGGAGTCTCTCGATATGACCGCCACCGATCCCGTCGTTTTCCTTTCCTATGCGCGCACCCCGATGGGCAGCATGCAGGGCAGCCTGTCGGACGCAAGCGCGACCGACCTCGGCGCGACCGCGGTCAAGGCGGCGGTCGAGCGCGCGGGCGTTTCGGGCGACGATATCGAGCGTATCTATATGGGCTGCGTGCTCCCTGCTGGCCTCGGCCAGGCGCCGGCGCGTCAGGCCGCGATCAAGGCGGGCCTGCCCAAGTCGGTGCAGGCGACGACCGTGAACAAGGTGTGCGGTTCGGGCATGCAGACCGTGATCATGGGCGCCGAAGCGCTCGCCGCGGGCAGCGTCGACCTGATCGTCGCGGGCGGCATGGAATCGATGACCAACGCGCCCTATCTGCTCAAGAAGCACCGCTCGGGCGCCCGCATCGGCCACGACACCGCCTATGACCATATGTTCCTCGACGGTCTGGAAGATGCCTATGAAGCCGGCCGCGCGATGGGTACCTTTGCGCAGGATACCGCCGACGCCTATCAGCTCAGCCGCCAGTCGCAGGACGATTATTCGATCGAATCGCTGAGCCGCGCCAAGGCCGCGATCGCCGCTGGCGCCTTCGCCAGTGAAATCGCACCCGTCACCATCTCGGGGCGCAAGGGCGATGTCATCGTCGACACCGACGAAGCGCCCGGCAAGGGCATGCCCGACAAGATCCCGACGCTGAAGCCCGCCTTTGCCAAGGACGGCACGATCACCGCGGCGACCAGCTCGTCGATCTCGGACGGTGCCGCCGCCGTCGTGCTGACCCGCCAGTCGGTCGCCGACGCCAAGGGTGCGAAGCCCGTCGCCCGCCTTGTGGCGCACGCCGCGCATGCGCAGGAACCCAAGGATTTCACCGTCGCCCCCGTCGGTGCGATCAACAAGCTGCTCGCCAAGACCGGCTGGGCGATCGGCGACGTCGACCTGTTCGAAGTCAACGAAGCCTTCGCCTGTGTCGCGATGTTCGCGATGCACGACCTCGGCATCCCGCACGAAAAGATCAACGTCCACGGCGGCGCGACCGCGCTCGGCCACCCGATCGGCGCCAGCGGCACGCGCATCATCACCACTTTGATCGCGGCGCTCCAGCGCCACGGCAAGACGCGCGGCATCGCCAGCCTCTGCATCGGCGGCGGTGAAGCGACGGCGGTTGCGGTCGAACTGGTCTGAACCGCCAATCTTTGAAAAGTTCCACGGCGCCGTCGCAAGACGGCGCCGTTTCGTCGTCCGCAGGCGACAAATTGCGACACTAATGTCCTGAAAATAAACGGCGCATTCCGGTTCCGTTCAAACCGACTCGCCTAATCCATCCTTGTCATCGGGCAGATCCCCTCCCCCTGACCGATTGAAAGGAATGGCACAATGAAGAGCAAATTTCTCACCGCCGGCCTGATCGCCGCGATGATGGTCCCTGCCGTAGCGCAGGCGCAGACCCGCGAGATCCGCAACGACCGCAAGGAATTGCGCGAGGAACAGCGCGACCTGCGCAACGCCCAGCGTTATGGCGACCGCGGCGACGTCCGCGACGCGCGCCACGATGTGCGTGATGCCCGTCAGGACCTTCGCGAGAGCCAGCGCGACTGGCGCCGCGACACGCGTTACCAAAATTATCGCGCGCCGTTCAAATATCAGTCGTTCCGTGTCGGCTCGACCCTGCGTTCGAACTATTATGCGCCGAGCTATCGCCCGGCATGGGACAGCCGCTGGGGCGTGCCGCGCGCCGGTCGCAACCTGGTCTATGTACGCCACTATAACGACCTGCTGCTCGTCAACGAGCGCAACGGCCGGGTCGTGAAGGTGTACCGGAACCACTTCAACTGGCGCCGCTAAACGATAATATCCTTTCGTTTCAAAGAGGGTCGACGGGCAACCGTCGGCCCTTTTTGCTGCTCCGCGATTGTCGTTGCGGCTCGCGCGCGAAGGGCATAGCCTGCGCAAATTCTTGTGGGGAGAAATCGACATGAAAAAGCTGGTTTTGCTTGCCGCGCTCACCGCGCTGTCGGCCTGTTCGCAAAAAGCCGAAGAATCGAAAGACGCCGCCGCGGCGACGCCGACCGAAACCGCCGCGCCCGCCCCGGCCGCACCTGCCGGAACGGCGCCGGGCAATTATGACGTCAAGATGGCCGACGGCACCGTCGCGTCCACGGTCATCAACGCCGACGGAAGCCATGCCGACACCGACCCGACAGGGAAGGTCGTCAAAAAGGGCAAGTTCGCGCACAAGGACGGCAAGGATTGTTTCGACCCCGACGGCGACGAGGCCGAGGAATGCTGGAGCCTGTCGCCCGTCGCGGCGGATGGCAGCTTCACCGCGACAAATCCCGAAGGAACAAAGGTGACCGTGACGCCCAAGAAGAGCTGAGGCACTCTGGCCGGCCGATATCCGGAGCGAACTCAGTCGCCCCAGATATGGTCGGTCTGTATCCAGCCCTTGCGGCCCTTGACGTCGAACAGGCACCAGCCATTGTTGCATTCGGTGATGCGGCCCACCACGCCCGGCTCGGCACGATAGGCGACCGCCGCCGACACGCTGGCGTCCTCGCGCATCGGCCGGATTTCACCGGTGACGATCGCGGTGCGGGTGCGGCTCAAAAGGCGCGCCGCCATCCAGCCCTGCGTCCCGTCGGGATCCTCGATCTTGCGCCATGTTTCGAACCGCGCGACGACCTTCACCGGCAGGTCCTTGCGCCGATATTCCCATGTCACCGGGACGTCGGGCGACGGCCCCTTGCGCATCCGCGCCTCGTCGACATTGATCGACGCCCAATAGGGCAATTCGACATCGGATTGTGCGGCGGCCGGTCCCACGACGGCCATCAACGCGGCGGCGGTTAGTATGTGTCGGCTGGTCATCGCTCTGCCTTGTCAAACTCGTGCCCGCAATTCAACCGTTCGCCGCGCAAAAGGCTGCGTTCGTCCCCAGCTTTTCATCGCCCGCGCTCTTGACCACCGTGCCGCGCCGCGCTCTATCGGCGGCCATGCCCGATTCATCCCGCCCCAAACGCCCGCGCGTTATCGTCACCCGCCAATTGATGCCGCATGTCGAGGGACGCATGGCGGAATTGTTCGACGTGTCGCTGTCGGCGCGCGACGAGGCTTTCACCCGGGATCAGTTGAAAGCGGCGGTTGCCGACTGCGACGTGTTCGTACCGACGGTGACCGACGAGATCGACGCGGACATCATCAACGCCGCGGGCGACCGGCTGAAGCTGATCGCCAATTTCGGCGCCGGGGTCGACCATATCGACCTGTCGGCGGCGCGTGCGAAGGGCATCATGGTGTCGAACACGCCGGGCGTCTTTACCGAGGACACCGCCGACATGACGATGGCGCTGATCCTTTCGGTGCCGCGCCGGCTCGCCGAGGGCGAGAAGTTGATGCGCTCGGGCCAATGGGCCGGCTGGGCGCCGAG
Coding sequences within it:
- a CDS encoding DUF736 domain-containing protein — protein: MAAIGFVNGTIEQGFVGQLKTLSIRAAIEIRTNRSKSGDVQPDYRVYSEGVEIGAGWIRVGQVSGEQYVSLSLAAPEFGPRRLYANLGRAAGQDGEDGYALIWNPAD
- a CDS encoding ArdC family protein; this translates as MRAEKIERRSLYAEVTGRIIAELEEGRLPWVRPWDSAACECTMPQNAGTGRKYSGINVLILWAEVVHRGFASQRWLTYRQAAAAGGNVRRGEKGTIICYADRFTPKSEAEASRGEDREARQVAFLKRFTVFNLEQCEGLPDDFTPDAAAVDPVLAVAEADALIAASGARFQIGGGEAFYSARHDFVQVPPQAAFPEPINWYRTALHELGHWTGHGTRLDRDQKGGFGSEAYAKEELVAEMAAAFTCASLGIAPTVRHSDYIASWLSVLRGDEKAIFRAASQASKATDFLLAFAGVEQ
- a CDS encoding RNA polymerase subunit sigma, with product MSGRMSREERLRLRRAERAVDRMNGMDRKVFLAIRVDEQSYSLIAERFDISDVERHFASSLRILMKAMDEKDPWWWKFWPW
- a CDS encoding helix-turn-helix transcriptional regulator translates to MTSLPPPDRFLRLNTVLDRTGLSRATLYRKIAAGTFPHQVKIADRCCGWRESEVAAWQRDPIGFRVSDLPSIAA
- a CDS encoding SH3 domain-containing protein, with product MTSRHILTAAALMAVVGPAAAQSDVELPYWASINVDEARMRKGPSPDVPVTWEYRRKDLPVKVVARFETWRKIEDPDGTQGWMAARLLSRTRTAIVTGEIRPMREDASVSAAVAYRAEPGVVGRITECNNGWCLFDVKGRKGWIQTDHIWGD
- a CDS encoding coniferyl aldehyde dehydrogenase, which codes for MATAIKQDIAGETARMHEVLAAQKASFTAAMPESLSVRTDRIDRAIALLVDNAEEFAKAVSEDFGHRSREQTLMTDIMPSVSALKHAKKHMAAWSKGEKRKPTFPLGLLGAKAEVVYQPKGVVGVVSPWNFPVGMVFVPMAGILAAGNRAMIKPSEFTENVSALMARLVPDYFDESEMAVFTGDSDVGVAFSKLAFDHMIFTGATSVGRHIMRAAADNLVPVTLELGGKSPTFIGRSANKDLVGQRVALGKMMNAGQICLAPDYLLVAEDQEGDVIDSVTKGATALYPTLLANDDYTSVVNTRNYDRLQSYLADAREKGAEVIEVNPGGEDFASSNGHKMPLHIVRNPTDDMKVMQEEIFGPILPVKTYKHIDDAIDYVNANDRPLGLYYFGQDKSEEDRVLTRTISGGVTVNDVLFHNAMEDLPFGGVGPSGMGNYHGVDGFRTFSHARAVYRQPKLDVAGLAGFKPPYGKATAKTLSKELKK
- a CDS encoding acetyl-CoA C-acyltransferase, giving the protein MTATDPVVFLSYARTPMGSMQGSLSDASATDLGATAVKAAVERAGVSGDDIERIYMGCVLPAGLGQAPARQAAIKAGLPKSVQATTVNKVCGSGMQTVIMGAEALAAGSVDLIVAGGMESMTNAPYLLKKHRSGARIGHDTAYDHMFLDGLEDAYEAGRAMGTFAQDTADAYQLSRQSQDDYSIESLSRAKAAIAAGAFASEIAPVTISGRKGDVIVDTDEAPGKGMPDKIPTLKPAFAKDGTITAATSSSISDGAAAVVLTRQSVADAKGAKPVARLVAHAAHAQEPKDFTVAPVGAINKLLAKTGWAIGDVDLFEVNEAFACVAMFAMHDLGIPHEKINVHGGATALGHPIGASGTRIITTLIAALQRHGKTRGIASLCIGGGEATAVAVELV
- a CDS encoding tyrosine-type recombinase/integrase is translated as MSLTDVMIRSLKAESRPYSRTDAGGLYLEVRPSGAKLWRFKYRFLGKANRIALGAYPEVRLAEARQLRDDARRKLRDGIDPLADRKRDKLVAQFKAANTFGDLAKEYIEKTVAEGRAEATTTKANWLLDQLKPIAGMPVADIKPIEILAALKRIEARGKHETARRARSFAGRVFRYAVATGRGEADPTAVLQGALIAPRVTHHAALLEPDAVGGLLRAIDSYPGNAITRLACQIAPHVMARPGELRQALWGEIDFDKAVWTVPLERMKMRRPHAVPLSRQVLAYLKTLYDLTGPEGFVFPAFHTSRRPMSENTMNQAFRRMGYAKGEVTAHGLRTTASTLLNESGKWQSDAIERSLAHADANMVRGIYNRGRYWDERVAMHQWWSDYLDELRAVEKNALPLEAA